In one bacterium genomic region, the following are encoded:
- a CDS encoding response regulator: MKKQVLLVDEDEIFRQVYARTLEAGGYEVVHATGASEAMDKLDCNEIDIIVSEVLLPGRNGLKLLKDIRVRTASNKTPIILLTVLEAADIGLYQGLQQSLNVSVYLVKQKSTPADLVAAIDHSLALL; this comes from the coding sequence ATGAAAAAGCAAGTTTTACTAGTTGATGAAGATGAGATTTTTCGTCAGGTATACGCTCGTACACTGGAGGCTGGTGGCTATGAAGTCGTGCATGCCACGGGGGCATCGGAGGCAATGGATAAGCTTGATTGTAATGAGATTGATATTATTGTCTCAGAGGTACTTTTGCCTGGCCGGAATGGTCTTAAACTCCTCAAGGATATTCGAGTGCGCACCGCCAGTAATAAGACGCCAATTATTTTGCTGACAGTACTTGAAGCGGCTGATATTGGCCTATATCAGGGCTTGCAACAGTCACTTAATGTCTCGGTATATTTAGTTAAGCAGAAGTCTACTCCAGCAGATCTTGTTGCAGCTATTGACCACAGCCTAGCACTTTTATGA
- a CDS encoding glycine--tRNA ligase, with amino-acid sequence MASQRERLNLEEITSFAKRRGFVFQASEIYGGLAGFWDYGPYGAELVNNLKSAWWRAFVYRQTNIYGLDSAIIQHPKLWEASGHVAGFVDPMIDCKACKHRFRADHIAGVDTTNLEELAKLLQNKACPNCGKKDTFTPPRQFNMMLTTHLGAVVDDSTKAYLRPETAGGIYVNYETVRETTRAKLPFGIAQIGKAFRNEITPRDFIFRVRELEQMEMQYFIAPEDREKEYENWRAKTREFLIKDVGLQEKSLAWHEHGEDERAHYAAAAHDIYFNFPHGSKELAGIHDRTDHDLKAHIAASGKDLTYFNQETGERFVPNVIESSMGVGRLFIAALADAYDEEEVNGEVRTVLHLKSSIAPIKVAILPLSKKSELTEVAREIFADIAENWRCEYDDTQSIGRRYRRQDEIGTPLCVTVDFDSLNDQAVTVRERDSMQQERIAIQDLSAYIEKFYRAN; translated from the coding sequence ATGGCAAGTCAACGTGAACGGCTCAATTTAGAAGAAATTACTAGCTTTGCAAAACGGCGGGGCTTTGTTTTTCAGGCCAGTGAAATTTATGGGGGGCTAGCCGGATTTTGGGATTATGGCCCGTATGGGGCGGAGCTAGTTAATAATCTCAAATCAGCTTGGTGGCGGGCCTTTGTGTATCGTCAGACAAATATCTATGGGCTTGATAGCGCTATTATTCAGCATCCAAAACTCTGGGAGGCCAGCGGTCATGTGGCTGGTTTTGTTGATCCGATGATTGATTGTAAGGCCTGTAAGCATCGTTTTCGAGCCGATCACATTGCCGGTGTTGATACCACTAATCTCGAAGAGTTGGCAAAGCTACTCCAGAATAAGGCTTGCCCAAATTGTGGTAAGAAGGATACTTTTACTCCACCGCGTCAATTTAATATGATGCTGACTACTCACCTCGGTGCAGTGGTTGATGATTCAACAAAGGCTTATTTGCGCCCTGAGACGGCTGGTGGTATTTATGTTAATTATGAAACGGTGCGCGAGACCACACGAGCTAAACTGCCGTTTGGGATTGCTCAGATCGGCAAGGCTTTTCGGAATGAGATTACTCCACGTGATTTTATTTTTCGTGTACGCGAGTTGGAGCAGATGGAGATGCAATATTTTATTGCACCCGAAGATCGTGAAAAAGAATATGAGAATTGGCGCGCTAAAACACGTGAATTTCTCATTAAAGATGTTGGATTACAGGAAAAAAGTTTAGCTTGGCATGAGCATGGCGAGGATGAGAGGGCGCATTATGCGGCGGCCGCTCATGATATCTACTTTAACTTCCCACATGGCTCGAAAGAGCTAGCCGGTATTCATGATCGCACAGACCATGATTTGAAGGCGCACATTGCGGCCAGTGGTAAGGACTTAACTTATTTTAATCAAGAGACCGGCGAGCGGTTTGTGCCAAATGTTATTGAGTCTTCTATGGGGGTGGGGCGATTATTTATTGCTGCTCTAGCTGATGCCTATGATGAAGAAGAGGTGAATGGTGAGGTGCGTACAGTGTTGCACCTGAAGTCAAGCATCGCTCCTATTAAGGTGGCAATTTTACCGCTCTCCAAAAAGTCAGAGCTTACTGAGGTGGCACGAGAGATATTTGCCGATATTGCTGAAAATTGGCGCTGTGAATATGATGACACTCAGTCAATTGGTCGTCGCTATAGGCGTCAGGATGAAATTGGTACGCCACTCTGTGTGACGGTAGACTTCGACTCACTCAACGATCAGGCTGTCACTGTACGTGAGCGCGATAGTATGCAACAAGAACGTATTGCAATTCAAGATCTTTCGGCTTATATCGAAAAGTTTTATCGGGCAAATTAG
- the recO gene encoding DNA repair protein RecO, with protein MRGHFQGRAIILSRRDIGEADRIIRVFFAERGRESVVARGVRKPQAKLRGMLESGMEVQLNCVEAKSLPVLTGASLLAVHEAIITDYDTLIVAQGLLEITERTIAEHSPELEWYDFLSSALAYLADHVGDDQARRLIWTTGLIKNLQGHGLSPTLHLDKRCLHLQDGTFEASGGVELSGGAIKLWRVCRDYSVEDLARVKGLSVSLLELESVIARFWSLQTGIDQLKSYSLSGQNLI; from the coding sequence ATGAGGGGGCATTTTCAAGGACGAGCCATAATCTTATCGCGTCGCGATATTGGTGAGGCAGATCGGATTATTCGAGTATTTTTTGCCGAGCGTGGCCGTGAGTCGGTGGTGGCTCGCGGAGTTAGAAAGCCACAAGCTAAACTCCGTGGCATGTTGGAGTCTGGCATGGAGGTTCAGCTTAATTGCGTGGAAGCTAAAAGTTTACCGGTACTAACTGGAGCAAGCCTATTGGCTGTACACGAGGCGATAATTACCGACTACGATACGCTAATTGTGGCGCAGGGACTTTTAGAGATTACCGAACGCACCATTGCTGAACATAGCCCGGAGCTTGAGTGGTATGATTTTTTGTCATCGGCTTTAGCTTACCTGGCTGACCATGTCGGAGACGATCAAGCGCGTCGTCTAATTTGGACTACTGGGTTGATAAAGAACTTGCAGGGTCACGGCTTATCACCAACTCTACATCTAGATAAGCGATGCTTACATCTCCAAGATGGTACATTTGAAGCTTCTGGAGGGGTCGAGTTAAGTGGGGGGGCAATTAAGCTCTGGCGAGTTTGTCGTGATTATTCAGTAGAGGATCTGGCTCGCGTTAAAGGTTTGAGCGTATCGCTTTTGGAATTGGAATCAGTCATAGCTCGCTTTTGGAGCTTGCAAACTGGTATTGATCAGCTGAAATCCTACTCACTATCAGGTCAAAATCTGATATAA